A single genomic interval of Macadamia integrifolia cultivar HAES 741 chromosome 6, SCU_Mint_v3, whole genome shotgun sequence harbors:
- the LOC122082791 gene encoding protein LURP-one-related 8-like, producing MVLLSRCGSTAAVRVGDHEESVKKKEEKKHKNDTICFSSCSCKSLTVWRKSLLFTCNGFTVFDSAGNLVYRVDNYRGDRTDDIVLMDASGKPLLTLRRKKRRFVDNWLVFEGEGEERDGKQNKKPIYWVRKHVNLLLQRNPDVVAQVFRGSETLEKGNAAFVIQGSYERRSCQVVDGLSREVVAEIKRKDASIRGICFGLDVFHLIVGSGLDPTFAMSLVLLLDQMFT from the exons atggttctTCTTTCAAGATGTGGTTCAACAGCGGCGGTGCGTGTAGGAGATCATGAAGAAAgtgttaagaagaaggaagagaagaaacacAAGAACGATACGATTTGCTTTAGTAGTTGTAGTTGTAAATCACTAACAGTATGGAGGAAGTCATTGTTATTCACTTGTAATGGATTCACAGTGTTTGATTCTGCCGGAAATCTCGTCTATCGGGTTGACAACTACAGAGGTGACCGGACAGACGATATCGTCCTCATGGATGCCTCTGGGAAACCCCTCCTCACGCTTCGTCGGAag AAGAGGAGGTTTGTAGATAACTGGTTAGTAttcgaaggagaaggagaggaaagagaTGGGAAGCAGAATAAGAAACCGATCTACTGGGTAAGGAAACATGTAAATTTGTTGCTACAGAGAAACCCAGATGTAGTGGCTCAAGTGTTTCGTGGGTCTGAGACTCTGGAGAAAGGAAATGCGGCATTTGTGATCCAAGGGTCGTACGAGAGAAGATCATGTCAAGTGGTTGATGGGTTATCAAGAGAAGTAGTTGCAGAGATCAAGAGGAAGGATGCGAGCATTAGAGGGATCTGTTTTGGGCTTGACGTTTTCCATTTGATCGTTGGATCAGGTCTTGATCCTACCTTTGCAATGTCTTTGGTTTTACTTCTCGATCAAATGTTCACCTGA
- the LOC122082505 gene encoding uncharacterized protein LOC122082505 isoform X1: MDAVKLSLPAVVPVSKLLNAEGFSSGGVTKVEEAEVRKAESGSIFRTPPPINGWISSCSPKDLMCAVTTSEQDSASRHRKAEVELCRDEKKDSKFQGENITEHCGNVNTSLFMSHKSAGKYCNRKAGKGERTSPCSKRQRTGQLEDTMNHDGIDDKNVISEKPESSQAKSTFAGKKSRVVKQKHGRDGKRVKGKNKLDPFFPKGGLLSSNSSVGGKSVLGIYGLKSDVHDVTKHVDELPLNELLDGSYECSNICQDTGKKVANTNENILHSVRKAYSILQLKRPVQSQNSFELDSDSNRKAPPWLVISGSCGTSSMDCDKVVNNMANFTSSSEIHDSCSKLGPSVNVNNPSLLQPKDILERLALPPAKDLDSLLLDVSKPAVPSRSSTDVRPSKLTSKRVGLPPFSWSHSISVPCKTNTDVGKLCTTKSTSQGRWVRIGSAASSLGNACGGFSDLDSLTYDLSLIPSRGLKLGRSEDEKGPSVHVKPSWQEPSSSARLYPSSHIPEAEQDMKYQGNGDILKDNFVKKEQSKIESNDGCTNNRYCSPSKSAVGDCNGLLSNLLISENSKQAVHSPRLLAAAQILCEIASDFRKQTQNNGKNRWPKKPSQKSMKACKSKSSTGKAVVSVATKLVTGSHDLVKVAHQMIQSKPSKFYTADKNKDLVYTNNLGKGLIKWPTGPTPTSSISSPTKLERVTVADSKLSNTDMVNLLGMKSFSTRVLEKACNSNQKPRKPLTVDWGRGRCKKE, translated from the exons ATGGATGCGGTGAAGTTGTCTCTTCCGGCGGTTGTGCCTGTGTCAAAGCTTTTGAATGCTGAGGGTTTTAGCAGCGGTGGGGTTACTAAGGTTGAGGAAGCAGAAGTGCGGAAGGCTGAGTCTGGTTCCATTTTCAGAACCCCTCCTCCGATTAACGGTTGGATCTCTTCATGTAGCCCTAAAG ATTTAATGTGTGCTGTTACTACTTCAGAACAAGATTCAGCCTCCAGACACAGAAAGGCTGAAGTTGAACTTTGTAGGGATGAAAAGAAAGATTCTAAATTTCAGGGTGAAAATATCACAGAACACTGTGGGAATGTAAATACTTCTCTTTTCATGTCACACAAAAGTGCAGGTAAATACTGTAATCGAAAAGCAGGAAAAGGTGAGAGAACTAGCCCTTGCTCAAAGAGACAAAGAACAGGTCAATTGGAAGATACCATGAACCATGACGGAATTGATGATAAAAATGTTATATCTGAGAAGCCTGAATCCAGTCAAGCAAAAAGTACCTTTGCTGGTA AGAAATCTCGGGTTGTGAAACAGAAGCATGGCCGTGATGGCAAACGTGTTAAAGGAAAGAATAAATTGGATCCTTTCTTTCCAAAGGGTGGTCTATTGAGCTCTAATTCATCTGTAGGAGGGAAAAGCGTTCTAG GAATATATGGTCTCAAGTCAGATGTTCATGATGTTACAAAGCATGTAGATGAGCTGCCATTAAATGAGCTCCTTGATGGCAGTTATGAATGTTCTAATATATGCCAAGACACAGGGAAGAAGGTAGCCAATACAAATGAAAACATTCTACATTCAGTTAGAAAGGCATATTCTATACTTCAGCTCAAGAGACCTGTGCAATCCCAAAATTCTTTCGAGCTAGATAGTGATTCCAACAGAAAAGCACCTCCATGGTTAGTGATCTCTGGTTCTTGCGGCACAAGCAGTATGGACTGTGATAAAGTGGTTAACAACATGGCAAATTTCACTTCGTCCAGTGAG ATTCACGATTCCTGTAGCAAGCTTGGACCTTCTGTCAATGTCAACAATCCCTCATTGCTTCAGCCTAAAGATATCCTGGAACGCTTAGCACTACCACCAGCCAAAGATTTGGATTCTCTCCTGTTGGACGTGTCCAAGCCAGCAGTGCCTTCGAGGAGTTCTACAGATGTACGTCCAAGCAAGCTAACATCTAAGAGAGTTGGCTTGCCCCCTTTTTCTTGGTCACATTCTATTAGTGTGCCATGTAAAACCAACACTGATGTGGGCAAGCTTTGTACAACCAAGAGCACAAGTCAAGGTCGATGGGTAAGGATAGGAAGTGCTGCCAGCTCTCTTGGGAATGCCTGTGGTggtttttcagatttggattcattGACTTACGATCTCAGTTTAATTCCTTCAAGAGGACTAAAGCTGGGTCGTTCAGAAGATGAAAAAGGACCCTCAGTGCATGTTAAACCTTCTTGGCAAGAGCCATCATCATCTGCTAGACTTTATCCAAGTTCTCATATTCCAG AAGCTGAACAGGATATGAAGTATCAGGGAAATGGTGACATCTTAAAGGAcaattttgttaaaaaagagCAGTCCAAAATTGAAAGTAATGATGGTTGTACTAATAATCGCTACTGTTCTCCATCAAAATCTGCTGTTGGTGACTGCAATGGACTTTTGTCAAATTTACTTATCTCAGAAAACTCGAAGCAAG CTGTACATTCTCCAAGACTACTGGCTGCTGCTCAAATACTCTGTGAGATAGCAAGTGATTTCAGGAAACAAACCCAAAACAATGGGAAGAACAGATGGCCCAAGAAACCTTCACAAAAGTCCATGAAAGCTTGCAAGTCAAAGAGTTCAACAGGAAAAGCAGTTGTGTCTGTTGCGACAAAATTAGTGACAGGATCTCATGATCTGGTCAAGGTTGCTCACCAGATGATACAGTCAAAGCCGTCCAAGTTCTATACAGCTGATAAGAATAAGGATCTGGTTTACACCAACAATCTTGGAAAAGGATTAATAAAATGGCCGACAGGCCCGACGCCAACATCAAGTATATCGTCTCCTACTAAATTAGAGAGGGTCACAGTGGCTGATTCTAAGCTATCGAACACTGACATGGTAAATCTACTAGGTATGAAGTCCTTTTCCACTCGAGTACTAGAGAAGGCGTGCAACAGTAATCAGAAGCCAAGGAAACCACTGACAGTGGATTggggaagaggaagatgcaagaAGGAGTGA
- the LOC122082505 gene encoding uncharacterized protein LOC122082505 isoform X2, with product MDAVKLSLPAVVPVSKLLNAEGFSSGGVTKVEEAEVRKAESGSIFRTPPPINGWISSCSPKDLMCAVTTSEQDSASRHRKAEVELCRDEKKDSKFQGENITEHCGNVNTSLFMSHKSAGKYCNRKAGKGERTSPCSKRQRTGQLEDTMNHDGIDDKNVISEKPESSQAKSTFAEKSRVVKQKHGRDGKRVKGKNKLDPFFPKGGLLSSNSSVGGKSVLGIYGLKSDVHDVTKHVDELPLNELLDGSYECSNICQDTGKKVANTNENILHSVRKAYSILQLKRPVQSQNSFELDSDSNRKAPPWLVISGSCGTSSMDCDKVVNNMANFTSSSEIHDSCSKLGPSVNVNNPSLLQPKDILERLALPPAKDLDSLLLDVSKPAVPSRSSTDVRPSKLTSKRVGLPPFSWSHSISVPCKTNTDVGKLCTTKSTSQGRWVRIGSAASSLGNACGGFSDLDSLTYDLSLIPSRGLKLGRSEDEKGPSVHVKPSWQEPSSSARLYPSSHIPEAEQDMKYQGNGDILKDNFVKKEQSKIESNDGCTNNRYCSPSKSAVGDCNGLLSNLLISENSKQAVHSPRLLAAAQILCEIASDFRKQTQNNGKNRWPKKPSQKSMKACKSKSSTGKAVVSVATKLVTGSHDLVKVAHQMIQSKPSKFYTADKNKDLVYTNNLGKGLIKWPTGPTPTSSISSPTKLERVTVADSKLSNTDMVNLLGMKSFSTRVLEKACNSNQKPRKPLTVDWGRGRCKKE from the exons ATGGATGCGGTGAAGTTGTCTCTTCCGGCGGTTGTGCCTGTGTCAAAGCTTTTGAATGCTGAGGGTTTTAGCAGCGGTGGGGTTACTAAGGTTGAGGAAGCAGAAGTGCGGAAGGCTGAGTCTGGTTCCATTTTCAGAACCCCTCCTCCGATTAACGGTTGGATCTCTTCATGTAGCCCTAAAG ATTTAATGTGTGCTGTTACTACTTCAGAACAAGATTCAGCCTCCAGACACAGAAAGGCTGAAGTTGAACTTTGTAGGGATGAAAAGAAAGATTCTAAATTTCAGGGTGAAAATATCACAGAACACTGTGGGAATGTAAATACTTCTCTTTTCATGTCACACAAAAGTGCAGGTAAATACTGTAATCGAAAAGCAGGAAAAGGTGAGAGAACTAGCCCTTGCTCAAAGAGACAAAGAACAGGTCAATTGGAAGATACCATGAACCATGACGGAATTGATGATAAAAATGTTATATCTGAGAAGCCTGAATCCAGTCAAGCAAAAAGTACCTTTGCTG AGAAATCTCGGGTTGTGAAACAGAAGCATGGCCGTGATGGCAAACGTGTTAAAGGAAAGAATAAATTGGATCCTTTCTTTCCAAAGGGTGGTCTATTGAGCTCTAATTCATCTGTAGGAGGGAAAAGCGTTCTAG GAATATATGGTCTCAAGTCAGATGTTCATGATGTTACAAAGCATGTAGATGAGCTGCCATTAAATGAGCTCCTTGATGGCAGTTATGAATGTTCTAATATATGCCAAGACACAGGGAAGAAGGTAGCCAATACAAATGAAAACATTCTACATTCAGTTAGAAAGGCATATTCTATACTTCAGCTCAAGAGACCTGTGCAATCCCAAAATTCTTTCGAGCTAGATAGTGATTCCAACAGAAAAGCACCTCCATGGTTAGTGATCTCTGGTTCTTGCGGCACAAGCAGTATGGACTGTGATAAAGTGGTTAACAACATGGCAAATTTCACTTCGTCCAGTGAG ATTCACGATTCCTGTAGCAAGCTTGGACCTTCTGTCAATGTCAACAATCCCTCATTGCTTCAGCCTAAAGATATCCTGGAACGCTTAGCACTACCACCAGCCAAAGATTTGGATTCTCTCCTGTTGGACGTGTCCAAGCCAGCAGTGCCTTCGAGGAGTTCTACAGATGTACGTCCAAGCAAGCTAACATCTAAGAGAGTTGGCTTGCCCCCTTTTTCTTGGTCACATTCTATTAGTGTGCCATGTAAAACCAACACTGATGTGGGCAAGCTTTGTACAACCAAGAGCACAAGTCAAGGTCGATGGGTAAGGATAGGAAGTGCTGCCAGCTCTCTTGGGAATGCCTGTGGTggtttttcagatttggattcattGACTTACGATCTCAGTTTAATTCCTTCAAGAGGACTAAAGCTGGGTCGTTCAGAAGATGAAAAAGGACCCTCAGTGCATGTTAAACCTTCTTGGCAAGAGCCATCATCATCTGCTAGACTTTATCCAAGTTCTCATATTCCAG AAGCTGAACAGGATATGAAGTATCAGGGAAATGGTGACATCTTAAAGGAcaattttgttaaaaaagagCAGTCCAAAATTGAAAGTAATGATGGTTGTACTAATAATCGCTACTGTTCTCCATCAAAATCTGCTGTTGGTGACTGCAATGGACTTTTGTCAAATTTACTTATCTCAGAAAACTCGAAGCAAG CTGTACATTCTCCAAGACTACTGGCTGCTGCTCAAATACTCTGTGAGATAGCAAGTGATTTCAGGAAACAAACCCAAAACAATGGGAAGAACAGATGGCCCAAGAAACCTTCACAAAAGTCCATGAAAGCTTGCAAGTCAAAGAGTTCAACAGGAAAAGCAGTTGTGTCTGTTGCGACAAAATTAGTGACAGGATCTCATGATCTGGTCAAGGTTGCTCACCAGATGATACAGTCAAAGCCGTCCAAGTTCTATACAGCTGATAAGAATAAGGATCTGGTTTACACCAACAATCTTGGAAAAGGATTAATAAAATGGCCGACAGGCCCGACGCCAACATCAAGTATATCGTCTCCTACTAAATTAGAGAGGGTCACAGTGGCTGATTCTAAGCTATCGAACACTGACATGGTAAATCTACTAGGTATGAAGTCCTTTTCCACTCGAGTACTAGAGAAGGCGTGCAACAGTAATCAGAAGCCAAGGAAACCACTGACAGTGGATTggggaagaggaagatgcaagaAGGAGTGA